From Bacillus sp. FSL K6-3431, the proteins below share one genomic window:
- a CDS encoding DUF2207 domain-containing protein: MKKPHIILLFALLFFAIFAPQASARSFTIDEAHIRIMIAPDGNLLVNEMFTYTFNGTFENVRRSIHTVGHNGVKDFEAYELMNPNASLNAISKNDLRQLDVIQNENSYTGNLLVKNTSKQVVYVYILENAVKSYKTYSDITVPFFGTDSNHDTDLQNVTIDFVFPNQINPNQYHAFFHDEEGYIVQKTEEMIRFFTPLSKMHMLTETRLLFPSAIMTEQSKQAEPRSLETVLKDEEKALESAMTRSSTQKSFRGFLPILSGLFAVATAFLLLLPQRRLRNHIRPEDLLKYDPLYLYVIDRAGEKDGYAFLAGVYSLVEKGYATVRKTSTLTRFQQDTEAPKNTLSFTFHPPSSVLAESEKMLLDWLFTRKSKLGTRIFSMNNIYGATKREKEAKNVHGYYRKQIKRQQHEENWFDCVLNELTEKKWIRGKLYPIATRVLMIMMMIITISTYFIGASSGFGIILYLVISAYLLKRAWSLLTKKRVLLFFFFSMISGWLAIDPEFIPGFIFFTFAVSICYLTIPRYILNREATEMRAEIRQFRKWIQKEGIPSGIDETELEKWMTRAVLLKVKTFELDVNQFNRPIEELASIAPMAVLILNNEDPASYLLKTWKWSDSSGKRLFDSSDNEKNNSGDSSGGSSFSSDSGGGDDGGGAGAD; this comes from the coding sequence TTGAAAAAGCCACATATCATTCTTTTATTTGCACTTTTATTTTTTGCGATTTTTGCGCCACAAGCTTCCGCACGCTCATTCACCATTGACGAAGCGCATATTCGCATAATGATTGCACCTGATGGTAACCTACTAGTAAATGAAATGTTTACATACACATTTAACGGTACTTTTGAAAATGTGAGGCGATCTATTCATACTGTTGGACATAATGGAGTCAAGGACTTTGAAGCTTATGAGCTTATGAATCCAAATGCTTCTCTCAACGCAATAAGTAAAAACGATCTTCGTCAACTTGACGTTATCCAAAACGAAAATAGCTATACCGGAAATCTACTTGTCAAAAATACCAGTAAGCAAGTTGTATATGTTTACATTCTTGAAAATGCAGTGAAATCCTATAAGACTTATAGTGATATTACCGTACCTTTTTTCGGGACTGATAGTAACCACGATACCGATTTACAAAATGTTACTATTGATTTCGTATTTCCCAATCAAATAAATCCTAACCAATATCATGCCTTTTTTCATGATGAAGAAGGATATATCGTTCAAAAAACAGAAGAAATGATACGATTTTTTACACCACTTTCAAAAATGCACATGTTAACGGAAACACGCCTTTTATTTCCTTCAGCTATAATGACGGAACAGTCTAAGCAAGCTGAACCTAGGTCATTGGAAACTGTTTTAAAGGACGAGGAAAAAGCCTTAGAATCAGCGATGACACGAAGCAGCACGCAAAAATCATTTAGGGGCTTTCTACCAATATTATCAGGGTTATTTGCGGTAGCCACTGCCTTTTTGCTACTGCTACCACAACGTAGATTAAGAAACCATATACGCCCTGAGGATTTATTAAAATATGATCCACTTTATTTATACGTTATTGATCGTGCTGGAGAAAAGGATGGATATGCATTTTTAGCTGGCGTGTATTCTCTAGTTGAAAAAGGTTATGCAACAGTCCGAAAAACCTCGACTCTTACACGATTTCAACAAGATACTGAAGCACCGAAAAACACGCTCTCTTTTACCTTTCATCCACCATCTTCAGTTTTAGCTGAGTCTGAAAAAATGTTACTTGATTGGCTATTTACGAGAAAAAGTAAACTAGGCACTCGGATTTTTTCAATGAATAATATATACGGTGCGACAAAAAGAGAAAAAGAAGCGAAAAATGTGCATGGATATTACCGGAAACAGATCAAACGTCAACAACATGAAGAGAACTGGTTTGATTGCGTTCTCAATGAGTTAACTGAAAAAAAATGGATCAGAGGCAAACTATACCCTATTGCTACTCGCGTTTTGATGATAATGATGATGATCATTACTATTTCCACCTATTTTATTGGGGCATCGTCTGGCTTCGGAATCATTCTCTATCTTGTTATTTCTGCTTATTTGCTAAAAAGGGCATGGTCATTATTAACGAAAAAACGTGTATTACTATTTTTCTTCTTTTCGATGATTTCTGGATGGCTTGCTATAGATCCAGAGTTTATTCCCGGATTCATATTTTTTACTTTTGCAGTCAGCATCTGCTATCTAACAATACCTCGTTATATCTTAAATAGAGAAGCTACTGAAATGAGAGCAGAAATTCGTCAATTCCGAAAGTGGATCCAAAAGGAAGGGATCCCTTCCGGTATAGATGAAACTGAACTAGAAAAATGGATGACACGAGCTGTTCTGTTAAAAGTAAAGACATTTGAATTGGATGTAAACCAGTTTAACCGTCCAATAGAAGAATTAGCGTCGATTGCGCCCATGGCCGTTCTTATTCTTAATAATGAAGATCCCGCTAGCTATTTATTAAAAACATGGAAATGGAGCGATAGTTCAGGAAAAAGACTTTTCGATAGTAGCGATAATGAGAAAAATAACAGTGGGGACAGTAGTGGTGGTAGCTCCTTTTCCAGTGACAGTGGTGGAGGAGATGATGGCGGAGGGGCAGGAGCAGATTAA
- a CDS encoding zinc-binding dehydrogenase, with protein MKAVVHADKVGFEGLSYREMKELHPNAGEVRIRLKTVGLNHRDLFVLNRHKPTEPPLIIGSDGAGIVDAVGKGVTHVQVGDEVIINPGLGWTENSEAPPNGFEIVGLPDHGTFSEQIVIPAGNAILKPEYLTWEEAGVLSLAALTAYRALFTRGNISAEKTLLIPGIGSGVATFILQFAKAADATVYITSRSHEKRRMALELGADKAIDSNGDWNEALDGEKVDIVIESVGAATFNKSLNQLRPGGTIVAFGASAGDEIQLNLRDFFYGQFNLLGSTMGSAEEYNEMIQFIDTHKITPVIDRIYPLSQFEEAFKRMENADQFGKIGFSVN; from the coding sequence TTGAAAGCTGTTGTGCATGCAGACAAGGTCGGATTTGAGGGCCTTTCTTATCGTGAAATGAAGGAATTACATCCAAATGCTGGCGAGGTCAGGATCAGATTAAAAACTGTAGGTCTGAATCATCGCGATTTATTTGTACTAAACCGACATAAACCAACCGAGCCACCACTAATTATCGGTTCTGACGGTGCTGGTATCGTTGATGCAGTTGGAAAAGGCGTTACACATGTTCAAGTCGGGGATGAAGTAATTATCAATCCAGGTTTAGGCTGGACTGAAAACAGCGAAGCACCTCCGAATGGATTTGAGATCGTCGGCTTACCTGATCATGGGACATTTTCCGAACAAATCGTGATCCCTGCTGGAAATGCGATACTAAAACCTGAATACTTAACATGGGAAGAAGCTGGAGTATTATCACTCGCTGCCTTAACTGCTTATCGTGCTCTTTTTACAAGGGGCAACATCAGCGCTGAAAAAACGTTATTGATCCCAGGTATTGGTAGTGGTGTCGCTACATTTATTTTGCAATTCGCCAAAGCTGCGGATGCGACTGTATATATTACTTCCCGATCGCATGAAAAACGTCGCATGGCACTTGAATTAGGAGCGGATAAAGCGATTGATAGTAATGGAGATTGGAATGAAGCACTTGATGGTGAAAAAGTAGACATTGTCATTGAGTCAGTTGGAGCTGCTACATTTAATAAGTCTCTCAATCAACTTCGACCAGGTGGAACAATCGTCGCTTTCGGTGCATCCGCGGGAGATGAAATCCAATTAAACCTACGCGACTTTTTCTATGGACAGTTCAATCTGCTGGGATCAACGATGGGCAGTGCAGAGGAATATAATGAAATGATTCAATTTATCGACACACATAAAATCACTCCCGTTATTGATCGAATCTATCCACTAAGCCAATTTGAAGAAGCTTTTAAAAGAATGGAAAATGCAGATCAATTTGGGAAGATTGGATTTTCGGTTAATTGA
- a CDS encoding DUF6376 family protein translates to MKKIIAVFGLLSMLILSGCSLLGEVNNSLDYVNEVTDYINTAKSFANEVPPLAQDAVTDTEARENLENELQAMKEEIQTFNEMEPPSIAADIHENIVSSNKKLEEGIDLYLTNIENGTFDPEFLENSEIMKTISEITDLMNQIEDLGL, encoded by the coding sequence ATGAAAAAAATCATCGCTGTATTCGGACTATTATCTATGCTAATTCTTAGCGGTTGCTCGCTACTTGGAGAGGTGAACAATTCACTAGATTATGTAAACGAAGTAACGGACTATATTAATACTGCAAAAAGTTTCGCTAATGAAGTACCACCTCTTGCTCAAGATGCAGTTACAGATACGGAAGCAAGAGAAAATTTAGAGAATGAGCTCCAAGCAATGAAGGAAGAGATACAAACATTTAACGAAATGGAACCTCCTTCCATAGCAGCGGACATTCATGAAAATATAGTAAGCTCTAATAAGAAACTGGAAGAAGGAATTGATTTATATTTAACCAACATTGAAAATGGTACATTTGATCCGGAATTTCTTGAAAACTCGGAGATAATGAAAACAATTAGTGAAATTACCGATCTAATGAATCAAATAGAAGATCTAGGTTTATAA
- a CDS encoding protein kinase family protein, whose product MYFFKKLAESVIITNKHNKPEIIKYDDSLTLVGVGRSAFVFKIQHTNKALKVFFPTHRHLAQEEADVYKSIQHIDFYSALHEAGINYIVIDFIEGYTFFECLTRGIRISEKEIQKVDLALKLARKEGLNPSDIHLRNILITSNKDIKMIDVARFRQRKACNQWLDLKTAFYRYYNKRFFPKKIPAFILNWIAAFYKFFHRQNTITGGVS is encoded by the coding sequence TTGTATTTTTTCAAAAAATTGGCAGAGAGCGTAATCATCACTAATAAGCACAACAAACCAGAAATCATTAAATATGATGACTCTTTAACGCTTGTAGGTGTTGGTAGAAGTGCCTTTGTATTTAAGATTCAACACACAAACAAGGCGCTGAAAGTTTTTTTCCCAACACATCGACATCTTGCACAAGAAGAAGCCGATGTATATAAATCCATACAACACATCGATTTTTATTCTGCTCTCCACGAAGCTGGAATTAATTATATTGTCATTGACTTTATTGAAGGATATACATTTTTTGAATGTCTAACTAGAGGGATTCGGATTTCTGAAAAGGAGATCCAGAAGGTCGATCTAGCTTTGAAATTAGCACGAAAGGAAGGATTAAATCCCTCAGACATCCATTTGCGGAATATTTTAATCACCTCCAATAAAGATATTAAGATGATTGACGTAGCCCGCTTTCGACAAAGAAAAGCTTGTAATCAATGGCTTGATTTAAAGACTGCCTTTTATCGCTATTACAACAAGCGTTTTTTCCCGAAAAAGATTCCCGCATTCATTCTCAATTGGATCGCTGCTTTTTATAAGTTTTTTCACAGACAAAATACAATTACTGGAGGAGTTTCATGA
- a CDS encoding S1C family serine protease, with the protein MTDMHENNGMNTIDENRGKPKKPKGGRFLSTIGAGVIGSVLTLTIVTNTGLLEDKEAPVNNNTPITQKDDSNNYDVQQTSASSGSLADMVENASKAIVGVEKFQHTNNRFSQDSEIQAAGSGSGVIFKKDEKSAYIVTNNHVIEGAEKIEISLESGEKTTAELVGADALSDLAVLKMDAKYANAILEFGDSDKLRAGEQVVAIGNPLGSDFSRTVTQGIISAVKRSINVKTSAGEWDLNVIQTDAAINPGNSGGGLINSAGKLIGINSLKIAENGVEGLGFAIPSNDAIPLIEEMIKNGKVERPYMGVSLAELAQVPPQYVQQLPLEVEGGVMVTQVDPESAAAKAGLEAQDVIVSMNDKDVKSTSELRKLLYSEFKTGDKVSLKVYRGSELKTIQITLG; encoded by the coding sequence ATGACGGATATGCATGAAAATAACGGGATGAATACAATAGATGAAAACCGTGGGAAGCCGAAGAAGCCAAAAGGTGGAAGATTCTTGTCGACGATAGGTGCAGGTGTGATCGGTTCGGTGCTAACTTTGACTATTGTGACGAATACAGGATTGTTAGAAGATAAAGAGGCTCCAGTAAATAATAATACACCGATTACGCAAAAGGACGATTCGAATAACTATGATGTTCAGCAAACCTCTGCAAGTAGTGGTTCGTTAGCAGATATGGTGGAAAATGCATCTAAAGCGATCGTCGGGGTAGAAAAATTTCAACATACAAATAACCGTTTCTCTCAGGATTCAGAAATCCAAGCAGCTGGATCTGGATCAGGTGTTATTTTTAAAAAGGATGAGAAAAGCGCCTACATTGTGACGAATAATCACGTCATTGAAGGTGCTGAGAAAATTGAGATCTCTCTTGAAAGTGGCGAGAAAACAACAGCGGAACTCGTTGGAGCGGATGCATTAAGTGATTTGGCTGTATTAAAAATGGATGCCAAATATGCTAATGCGATTCTCGAGTTTGGTGATTCAGATAAATTAAGAGCGGGAGAACAAGTCGTAGCAATCGGTAATCCGCTCGGAAGTGACTTCTCCCGAACTGTGACGCAAGGAATCATTAGTGCTGTCAAGCGTTCTATCAATGTTAAAACTTCGGCAGGCGAATGGGATTTAAATGTTATCCAAACAGATGCAGCGATAAACCCAGGAAATAGTGGCGGTGGGCTCATTAATTCGGCTGGTAAACTGATTGGGATAAATAGTTTGAAAATAGCTGAGAATGGGGTAGAAGGTCTTGGTTTTGCTATACCAAGTAATGATGCAATACCATTAATTGAAGAAATGATTAAAAATGGAAAAGTCGAACGTCCATATATGGGTGTAAGTTTAGCAGAGCTTGCGCAAGTTCCGCCGCAATATGTACAGCAATTACCGCTAGAAGTAGAGGGTGGTGTGATGGTGACACAAGTGGATCCGGAATCTGCTGCAGCAAAAGCTGGACTAGAGGCACAGGATGTCATTGTTAGTATGAATGATAAAGACGTAAAGAGTACAAGTGAACTAAGGAAATTATTATACTCAGAATTTAAAACTGGTGATAAAGTTTCTCTAAAAGTATACCGGGGAAGCGAATTGAAAACCATTCAAATTACATTGGGTTAA
- a CDS encoding response regulator transcription factor, which produces MKILVIEDNESVASMIEMFFTKEGIEGQFIMDGLEGYARAQENNWDCLIIDWMLPGMDGVTICRKIRQKNKTVPIIMLTAKDTESDQVLGLEMGADDYVTKPFSPLALMARIKAVTRRYNPQKENSDTIETTHFKINKNTREVILDGQRITNLTPKEFDLLFHFVQHPKQVFSREQLLESVWGYQFYGDDRTVDVHIKRLRNKIGTAEQPFFQTVWGVGYKFEETDSPPDGSGK; this is translated from the coding sequence ATGAAAATTTTAGTAATCGAAGATAATGAAAGTGTCGCTTCTATGATTGAAATGTTTTTTACAAAAGAAGGTATTGAAGGACAATTTATCATGGATGGGCTTGAGGGTTATGCGCGTGCACAAGAAAATAATTGGGATTGTTTGATTATTGACTGGATGTTGCCGGGAATGGATGGTGTGACCATTTGCCGCAAAATCAGGCAGAAAAATAAGACTGTTCCTATCATTATGCTGACAGCAAAGGATACGGAATCTGATCAAGTGCTAGGCCTTGAAATGGGGGCGGATGATTATGTGACGAAGCCATTTAGCCCGCTTGCACTAATGGCGCGTATTAAAGCGGTGACACGCAGATACAATCCGCAGAAAGAAAATTCAGATACCATTGAGACGACTCATTTTAAAATTAACAAAAATACGCGGGAAGTGATTCTTGATGGACAGAGAATTACGAACTTAACACCAAAAGAATTTGACCTTCTTTTTCATTTTGTTCAACACCCGAAACAGGTTTTTTCCCGTGAGCAATTGCTCGAAAGTGTATGGGGGTACCAATTCTATGGCGATGATCGTACAGTCGATGTTCATATTAAGCGATTGCGAAATAAAATTGGCACCGCAGAACAGCCATTTTTTCAAACGGTTTGGGGGGTAGGCTATAAATTTGAAGAAACTGATTCCCCACCTGATGGTAGTGGAAAATGA
- a CDS encoding sensor histidine kinase: MKIKYVYQQLASHIGVLLIAFLILSLLFTQFVEKLVYENKIEELTSYGNNILGDLESNQGRSQQVLQQYGNVLAGREIQYSLFDTNAAITYSKGSLHPEVELTNNEWRDIKNGKTVIIKKEFRRFDQGVTFVLLPYVHNDQFMGGILLVSPIKGSRDVIDQINRYLFYTVIISLAVALLMSWILSAFHVKRIKRIREATALVAAGDYSVQIPSSNFDEIGELAGDFNEMVDKLHISMEEIESLENRRRQFMVDVSHELRTPLTTISGVIEGIRNDMIPESEKEKGMLLASKESRRLIRLVNENLDYEKIRSNQVKLYKVETQLIEVLEIIKDQLEMLAQEKDNEIIVEVDHDAFIYADYDRLTQILINITKNSIQFTKGGKIILRGKVGVNQTIIEIEDTGIGIDPAEIEKIWGRFYKAMLSRTTNPYGEFGLGLSIVKQLVTMHHGKIEVTSEKGKGTKFTIIFPVKETV; encoded by the coding sequence ATGAAGATTAAATATGTTTATCAACAGCTTGCCAGCCATATTGGTGTACTGCTTATCGCCTTTTTAATCTTGAGCTTATTGTTTACGCAGTTTGTAGAAAAATTAGTATATGAAAATAAGATTGAGGAACTTACTTCATATGGGAATAACATTCTTGGTGATTTGGAGAGTAATCAAGGGAGATCGCAACAAGTTTTACAACAGTATGGGAATGTTTTAGCGGGACGGGAAATTCAGTATAGCTTGTTTGATACGAATGCTGCGATTACTTATTCAAAAGGAAGCTTACACCCAGAAGTGGAGCTTACGAACAATGAATGGCGCGATATAAAAAATGGTAAGACGGTTATTATTAAGAAAGAGTTTAGACGTTTTGATCAAGGGGTTACTTTTGTTTTACTTCCATATGTGCATAATGACCAATTCATGGGAGGGATTTTACTAGTATCTCCAATAAAAGGTTCTCGTGATGTCATTGATCAAATTAATCGATATTTATTTTATACAGTCATTATCTCTTTAGCAGTAGCATTATTGATGAGCTGGATTCTATCTGCATTTCATGTGAAAAGAATCAAACGGATTCGGGAAGCAACAGCGCTCGTTGCAGCTGGTGATTATTCCGTACAGATTCCATCATCGAACTTTGATGAGATCGGGGAGCTCGCCGGGGATTTTAATGAAATGGTTGATAAATTACATATTTCAATGGAAGAAATTGAAAGTCTTGAAAATCGCAGACGCCAGTTTATGGTTGATGTGTCACATGAACTAAGAACGCCGCTCACAACCATTAGCGGTGTGATCGAAGGTATAAGAAATGACATGATCCCTGAATCGGAAAAAGAAAAAGGGATGTTATTGGCAAGCAAGGAATCGAGACGGCTCATTCGGCTCGTAAATGAAAACCTTGATTATGAAAAAATCCGCTCGAACCAAGTAAAACTTTATAAGGTAGAGACACAGCTAATTGAAGTGTTGGAAATAATCAAAGACCAATTAGAAATGTTGGCACAAGAAAAAGATAATGAAATCATCGTTGAGGTGGATCATGATGCTTTTATTTACGCTGATTATGATCGACTAACGCAGATATTAATTAATATTACGAAAAACAGTATCCAATTCACGAAGGGTGGAAAAATTATACTTCGTGGAAAAGTTGGTGTAAATCAAACAATTATCGAAATAGAGGATACAGGTATTGGAATTGATCCCGCAGAGATTGAAAAAATATGGGGGCGTTTTTACAAAGCAATGTTATCGAGGACGACGAACCCATACGGTGAATTCGGTCTTGGTTTATCTATTGTAAAGCAATTGGTTACGATGCACCATGGTAAGATTGAGGTGACCAGTGAAAAAGGAAAAGGAACAAAATTTACGATAATATTCCCCGTGAAAGAAACCGTCTAA
- a CDS encoding foldase protein PrsA yields the protein MNKKFLLSLIAIVVIGAAVIFSTAFSKKETVAIVGSEEISKDDLYNMLVETNGAAALDSLINTKIIELEAKKEKVEVSSKEIDEELVKYTESFGGEEAFNAALEQSGITKDIIKDDLQQFVLIKKLIEPQIKITDKEMKAYFDENKTKFNQEEQIQASHILVEDEATAKKVAKQLVDGEDFAKLAKEYSKDTGSAENGGELGYFPKGKMVKEFETVAFSMEKGKISDPVKTEHGYHIIKVTDKKAAKEAKYDDHKKDIKEILFEEKMQTEYPTWLEKMRKEYKVKNSMEKAK from the coding sequence ATGAATAAGAAGTTTTTATTATCATTAATCGCAATAGTAGTTATTGGTGCAGCAGTTATCTTCAGTACTGCTTTTTCAAAAAAAGAGACGGTTGCAATTGTCGGAAGTGAAGAAATATCCAAGGATGATTTGTACAATATGTTAGTAGAAACAAATGGAGCAGCGGCGCTTGATTCATTAATAAATACAAAAATCATTGAACTAGAAGCAAAAAAAGAAAAGGTAGAGGTTTCAAGTAAAGAAATTGATGAAGAGTTAGTGAAGTATACAGAATCATTTGGCGGTGAAGAAGCATTCAATGCGGCTTTGGAACAAAGTGGTATCACAAAGGATATTATCAAGGATGACCTTCAGCAATTTGTATTAATTAAAAAATTGATCGAACCACAAATTAAAATAACAGATAAAGAAATGAAGGCTTACTTTGATGAAAATAAAACGAAATTTAATCAGGAAGAACAAATACAAGCAAGCCATATTTTAGTAGAAGACGAAGCTACAGCAAAAAAGGTTGCTAAACAACTTGTAGATGGTGAAGATTTTGCCAAATTAGCAAAGGAATACTCTAAAGATACCGGGAGTGCTGAAAACGGAGGGGAATTAGGGTATTTTCCTAAAGGTAAAATGGTAAAAGAGTTTGAAACTGTTGCTTTTTCGATGGAGAAAGGTAAGATCAGTGATCCTGTAAAAACAGAACACGGCTATCATATTATTAAGGTAACCGATAAAAAGGCTGCAAAGGAAGCTAAGTATGACGATCATAAAAAGGATATAAAAGAAATTTTATTTGAAGAGAAAATGCAAACCGAATATCCAACATGGTTAGAAAAGATGAGAAAGGAATATAAAGTTAAGAATTCAATGGAAAAGGCGAAATAA
- a CDS encoding DUF421 domain-containing protein produces the protein MEFLDTAFKLVLGLLALLVVTRLLGKKEMAQITPFDFVYALVLGGLLEESLYDQKITIWNFLFAVAVWAILIYIIEVIAIKNNRIKKILKGEPSVIIKNGQLDINAMKKNHLEMEQLLTMLRQQGVFSLREVRDLYLEPSGNISMLKYSSSEPPTADMLHMEVNDESPSILLIDEGRIKKEILQFAGKTPKWLQGELKKEGFPVIDEIFFAEWSATDGFYIKTYTDIN, from the coding sequence ATGGAGTTTCTTGATACAGCGTTCAAACTTGTACTGGGTCTATTAGCTCTTCTAGTTGTTACTAGACTTCTTGGAAAAAAAGAAATGGCTCAGATCACACCATTTGATTTTGTATATGCGCTCGTCCTTGGCGGGTTACTAGAAGAAAGCCTCTACGATCAAAAAATAACCATTTGGAATTTTTTGTTTGCTGTTGCGGTTTGGGCTATTCTCATCTACATCATTGAAGTAATAGCTATTAAAAATAATAGAATTAAAAAGATTTTAAAAGGAGAGCCATCCGTTATTATAAAAAATGGACAGCTTGATATAAACGCAATGAAGAAAAATCACCTAGAAATGGAACAATTACTTACAATGCTTAGACAGCAAGGAGTATTCTCTTTACGTGAAGTCCGTGATTTGTATTTAGAGCCGAGTGGAAATATAAGTATGCTGAAATATTCAAGTTCAGAACCACCGACCGCCGACATGCTTCATATGGAAGTAAATGACGAATCTCCTTCCATATTATTGATCGACGAAGGTAGAATAAAAAAAGAAATCCTGCAATTTGCAGGAAAAACGCCCAAGTGGCTCCAAGGTGAACTGAAGAAAGAAGGATTTCCCGTAATCGACGAAATTTTTTTCGCCGAATGGTCAGCAACAGATGGATTTTATATAAAAACGTATACGGATATCAACTGA
- a CDS encoding beta-ketoacyl-ACP synthase III, with amino-acid sequence MMKTSIEGVGLYLPSRIVTTEEIAQRLNVDPVQISRASGIDFRHIATDETSSYMGAQALKEALEDAGLQLDDLDCIISASGVPQQAIPSTASLIQKQMNGSETGIPCFDINSTCLSFVTAFDVANMAILTGKYKRIAIVSTEIASAGINEKVIESAVLFGDGASAVIVVAIEGEHAGVLGSHMVTYSDGSSFTEIKGGGTLIPPRAYGDHPMEDFLFHMDGRAVFKMTLKKMDAFLSELLKNAGVAKKDLQMVIPHQASGSSMEIVRKKLGFSVDQFMNIIRNHGNMIAASIPTALYYAIRKNRIKRGDKVMLIGTSAGLSIGGLIFEY; translated from the coding sequence ATGATGAAAACGTCAATCGAAGGTGTCGGTCTTTATTTGCCTTCTCGGATAGTGACAACTGAAGAGATTGCGCAACGTCTGAATGTAGATCCAGTCCAAATTTCTCGTGCTTCGGGAATTGACTTTCGACATATTGCTACAGATGAAACGAGTTCGTATATGGGTGCACAGGCATTGAAAGAGGCATTAGAAGATGCTGGGCTTCAATTGGATGATCTTGATTGTATTATTAGCGCTAGTGGAGTGCCGCAACAAGCGATTCCTTCAACTGCAAGTCTGATTCAGAAGCAGATGAATGGAAGCGAAACTGGCATTCCATGCTTTGATATCAATTCAACTTGTCTGAGTTTTGTAACAGCATTTGATGTAGCAAACATGGCAATTCTAACGGGTAAATATAAGAGAATTGCTATTGTGTCTACTGAAATCGCATCGGCAGGTATCAATGAAAAGGTAATTGAAAGTGCTGTGCTGTTTGGAGACGGGGCAAGTGCAGTTATCGTGGTTGCAATAGAGGGCGAACATGCAGGTGTTCTTGGTTCGCATATGGTGACATACAGTGATGGTTCATCTTTTACTGAAATCAAAGGCGGCGGTACATTAATCCCACCACGTGCTTATGGTGATCATCCAATGGAGGATTTTTTATTCCATATGGATGGGCGCGCTGTATTTAAAATGACATTAAAAAAGATGGATGCTTTTTTATCTGAACTACTTAAAAATGCTGGAGTAGCAAAGAAGGATTTGCAGATGGTTATCCCACATCAGGCAAGCGGTTCATCGATGGAGATTGTCCGCAAAAAGCTTGGATTTTCAGTGGACCAGTTTATGAACATCATTCGCAATCATGGCAATATGATCGCGGCTTCTATTCCAACGGCACTTTATTATGCGATCCGCAAAAATAGAATAAAGCGTGGAGATAAGGTCATGTTGATTGGAACTTCTGCAGGCCTATCTATCGGAGGGCTAATATTTGAATACTAA